The genomic interval AATGCTCATTTTCCAAAAAATCTTTCGTTACGCGCTCATCTTGCGTGTAGTCATTGAGTGAGTAGGTTCCAGGAAGATCGACGATTTTGATGGAGCGATTTTGCGTCATAAAACGCACTTCCGCCTTTTCAACCGTCACTCCTGAGAAGTTGCCTACTTTGAGGCGCGCATCGGCGATGGAGTTGATGAGCATGCTTTTGCCCACATTGGGTTGCCCCACAAGGGCGATGATCAGTTCGTTCATGCTCTTTGCACTCCGATGCTCTTGGCTTCTTCAAAACGAAGGGCTAAAAGGGTACTTCCCACTTCGATCTCCATCGTACTTTTTGCGATACTAGTTGCTTTGATTTTGAGGTGACTTCCTCTGCGAAGTCCCAATGAAAAAAGTCTCTGTTTGAGTTCGCCATCGGCTTCTATGTGCGTTACGAAGGCTTTTTCTCCCGCATTCAATTGTGAAAGTGTGATCATAAATATACCTCTCTTTGTCCATTATCATAGTTTTTGATAATGCCCATCAAGATAATAGGTTAAAACGGATTAAAAGCTTATTAATGTAGAATAAGTTATTAAAAATAACTCATACTAGGTGGATTTTATGAAAGTCGGTCTCATCCAACACGCCGTTGAAAGTACCAAAGAAAAAACCATAGCCAAAACCGTTTCCCTCATACAAAAAGCCGCCAAACAAGGTGCTCAATTAGTCGTTTTGCAAGAGCTTCACCAAGACCGCTACTTCTGCATCAACGAAGATGTCGCTTGTTTTGACCTTGCAAGCAATTGGGAAGAGGACATCGCGTTTTGGTCAGGCATCGCCAAAGAAAACAAAGTCGTTTTAGTCACCTCACTCTTTGAAAAACGCTCCGCAGGACTTTACCACAACACCGCCATTGTCTTTGAAAAAGATGGCACGATAGCAGGCAAATACCGCAAAATGCACATCCCTGATGACCCAGGATTTTACGAAAAATTCTACTTCACCCCCGGTGATCTTGGCTACACCCCCATTCAAACCAGTGTCGGCAAACTAGGACTCCTCGTCTGTTGGGATCAATGGTACCCCGAAGCCGCTCGTTTGATGGCGCTTAAGGGTGCTGAAATGCTCATCTACCCCACCGCCATCGGTTGGTTCGATGAAGACGCCGAAGATGAAAAAACACGCCAATGCGACGCATGGGAGACCATCCAACGCGGTCACGCCGTAGCAAATGGACTTCCCGTCATCAGCGTAAATCGCATCGGCAAAGAAGCGGACAATCATGGTGTACTGGACGGCATCCGCTTCTGGGGAAACTCCTTTGTCGCAGGACCCCAAGGCGAGATCATCGTACGTGCAAGCCACGACCAAGAAGAAGTGCTTATCGTCGAAGTCGATCTTGAAAGAGGCGAACACGTCAGACGCATCTGGCCATTTTTACGGGATAGAAGAATTGAGACATACGGGGATTTGACCAAGCGATTTATCGATTAAAACCTTTTTACATGTAAAGACTCAAAGCTTTACATGTAAACCTTTGGAGTGAGTATGGAACTGGTTTATTTGTGGGTTGAAGAATATAAAAATATTAAAAATCAAGGGTTTAATTTTTCGCCTAGGTTTACATGTAAGTATGATAAAGATAAAAATGAACTCACGATTGAAGAGAAAAAAGACTATGTATCTATCTTTCCTGACAATATTAATATGACAGCGATTGTTGGAGAAAATGGAAGTGGGAAGAGTAGTATTAGTGGGTTATTAGTTGAATATTCTTACCAAGAATTTTCTAGTAATAATAAAAAAGGTTTTTTAGTTTTTTTTGATGGTGAGAAATTTTTATTTAAGCAAGGCTTTACAGGTAAAACATTAGATTTCAACATTCAAAACAATACAGCTTATACGTATGAAAATCAAAATAAACCTAGGTCTATAGATACTATTTATTTTTCAAATGATGTCGCCTCAATATTTAATAATCCAGATTATGCATTTAGATTACAAAGATATAGTCATCTCGACGCATATTATGAAGAAAAAAAAACTTTAATGCCTAGCAATAAATACATAACAAGTAATGAAAAAAAAGAAAAATTAGAAACATTTAATAAAAGATTGCAAAGTCTATTAAGTGAGGATGAAAAAATATTATCTTTTATTCAAAACAAACTTGTTTTTAATTCATATAAAAGAGAATTGCACTTTTATGAAATAGGAGCGTATATCACAGGAAATAAAGATTTTTTACAATTGTTAAATCTCGATAAGCTTTCTGGCAATACCGTTTTTAAAGATTCTATGGATTTAGAAGAGCATTTTCTTAAATTATTGATTTTATTTAGACTTAGAGAACATTTTTGGGATAATGAAGTTGGTGCAGTTATTAACTCTATAAAAGATGAGTTTAATACAAAAAATTTTGAACTATCAAACTGTATGAAAATTTTTGAAGTCATAAATCCATATGATAAAAAAAATCATGTTTATACAAAAAAGAATATTCAAGATATTTTAGATAAATTTGAGTATTTAAAAAATGAGATTTGGGTTGAGAAAAAAACAAACACTATTAGTAGTATTTTTAAAACCTCAAATGAATTACTTAATATTTTATTGGAAAATATTAATAGAACAAATTATTTTAATAGTAAAGATTCTACTTATACTTATTTTTCACTAAGTTCAGGCGAAAGAGAATATATAAGCATATTCGTAGCATTTATACATCACTTAAAAAGAGTAAACAAGAATCTTAGTGTCTCAGAAAATGAATTTATTTTTTTATTTGATGAAATTGATTTAGGACTACATCCAAATTGGCAAAAAAATCTGATAAAAGATTTAATATATTTTGCCAAGAAAAATACAAATAAAAAAGTTCAAATAATTGTCACTTCGCACTCTCCCTTTATTCTCTCAGATATACCCAAAGAAAATGTTATTTTTTTAGAAAACGGAAAACAAGTTTACCCCAATATCGAAACTTTTGGAGCCAATATCCATACCCTACTCTCGCATGGCTTTTTTATGAAAGATGGGCTTATGGGTGAATTTGCGAAAAGTAAAATCAATGAAGTAATTGACTATTTAAACGGTAAAAATTCTCCCATTACCGATGATGACGAAGCACAAAGGTACATTCGCATCATCGGTGAGCCTATCGTCAAAAAACAATTACAGCGTATGCTTGACAGTAAGAAATTGGACAAGATGAAAGAAATTGATGCACTTAAAAACCAAATAGAAAGCCTCCAAAGTCGCTTGGAAAATTTGGAAAAGAAATCATGATAAAAATTGCTACGCCACATTTAGAAGAATTGGCACAAAAGCATTATGAAGCACTGAAATCAAAAATAAAATTTCCTACATGTAAATATTCTCTTGAAGAAGTCATTACCGCCAAACCTGACAAACTGCATGAAATTGCGATGCACTATAAAGACAATCATAAATTTGATGTAATGAGAAAAGAGTACAAAAAATTTACCGTTAAAACAGATAATGATACATACGATGCCTATACGTTAGCGCAATCTCTTAACGTCACCGTTTGCCCGTATTGCAACCGAAATTATACGTTTACGGTTCGCTCTAAAAACGGCTCAACACGTCCGCAATTTGACCATTTTTACGACAAAGCGACGTATCCTATTTTGGCATTGTCGTTTTACAACCTCATTCCCAGTTGCCCTACATGTAATGCAAGCATAAAAGGGCGCAAGGAATTTTCTCTTACGACACACGTGCATCCATACGTTGAAGGCTTCGATGACAAGGCGCGTTTTGCTTTACATGTAAAGGATAGTTCATTTTATTACGATGAAAAAGGGTTTGATTTAGAATTTGGCTCAAACGATGCCAAAGAACAAAAAAACATCGACGATTTTGCGTTGGAAGAGATTTATAAAAACCACAAAGACATCGTCTTAGAACTCATCCAAAAATCTGTGATGTACAACGAAAGTTACATCGAAGAGCTGATGAAAAACTACGAGGGAACGCTTTTTAAAAATGAAGAAGATTTACTGCGGTTGATTTTTGGCGGTTACATCAGCGATGAAGACTTAGGTAAACGCCCTCTTTCCAAACTTACCAAAGATATTTTAGAGCAGTTGGAGATTATCTGAACGCTTTACATGTAAAACACTCCGTATATGCTGGTGAAAAATAAACCACTCTATCGTTATATATTTATTAATACTATGATATACTTCTATTATCAATTTCGGGAGCATGACAATGAGTGAACTTTATTCGATTTTTTTATCGGCGGTTTTTTCAAGTTTCATTGTAACGATGGGCATTGTAGCTGTTGTTGGGTCGTTGTATTACCTTACGTTTAAGTGTTTTGCTTCGTATATCTCGTTTGATAAAATTGCTCACAAGCACCACTTAAATTCTAAAACATCAAACACTCAGGAAAATTCTGCACTTTAATGTGCCTAACTATATTATTTTTTTACCCCAAATACTACCGTTCCCAATTGACATTACATAACACTCTGTGAGATAATTTTATTAACCATTAAGGGAACCCTTGATAGATCAAACATAAGGAAGTGTGTTATGAAAATCAGTGCAAGAAATCAAATCGTTGGAAAAGTATCTGAGATCAAAAATGGTCCTGTGAACAGTGAAGTGGTCGTTACAACAGCCAGTGGCGATAAAATCGTTTCTGTCATCACCAACAACGCGGTTGAGACATTGGGTTTAAAAGTGGGTGTTGAGACGTTGTGTATCTTTAAAGCGCAAAGTGTTCTTCTTGCAAAAGCAGACATCGCTCTAGTCGTAAGTGCTCGCAATAAAATCAAAGGAACTGTGTCTGAGATCAAAGATGGCGCCGTTAATTGTGAAGTTATCATCACGACAACAACGGGTTTAACCGTCACTGCCATCGTCACAGAAGATGCGAAAAAAGAACTTTCTCTCGCAAAAGGTGACAGTGTTTATGCCATCATCAAAGCTTCAAGCATTTTAGTAGGCGTTAACTAAGCGTTACATGTAACGCTATTTTTCGTAGGTTTTAAAGTACCACATCAGCGCGAACATCAAGCCTGATGTGGTCGCGATGCTCTCATCAAACATAAACGTAAGCGCTTCTTCCCGTTTTAAGTAGATGACTTCGATATTTTCAGAATCAATACCGCCACCATCTCCCACTCTCATACTTTCATCAATACTCGCAAAATAAAAGGTTTGAAGTCCTCCTGCAAAACCAACCGCCGTATAAAAAGAGGTGACTTTTTGAAGTTCGTTGAGGGAAACATCATACCCTGTCTCTTCTAAAACCTCTTCTTGGGCGATTTCGATGAGGCTTTTGTTTTTATCGACGAGGCCTGCGCACAATTCATACGTAAAACCGTCGTTATTTTTGAGGTAAATGGAAGGGCGAAACTGCTTGACAAAGACAAACGAGTCTAAATCTTTGTGGTAGAGCAAAATGGCGACGCTATTGTGCGTGTCAACAATGTCCCAACGCTTTTCAACGCTGTTGTGCAAATAGTACATACTTTTAGGTTTGATGTAGTCTGAATGCAGACACTCTTCAATTTTAAGCACCTCAATCGTATGTTTCATACGCTTAGATCCACCCTTTTTTCTTGAAAATCACAATCGGGGTAATCGCAGAAAGCACCATCAAAACAAGCGAAAAAGCATAGCCGTACTGCCAATTAAGCTCAGGCAAAATCTTAAAGTTCATACCATAAATGCTCGCGATAAGCGTTGGTGGAAGGAAAATAACGTTCATAATCGTAAAGATTTTGATGACTTTATTTTGCTCAATGTTCAAAACGCCCACGAAGATGTTTTGTAAGTAATCCAGACGCTCAAAGTTAAACTCGGTGTAATCAATCAACGACTTAATATCTTTAAGCATGATGACAATGTCGGCACGAAGGGAGCTGTCATCGTATTTGTTTGATTTGATGAACGAGGTTAAAATGCGTTGTTTATCCATCAAGTTTTCACGAATGTTCATGTTCAGATCTTCAAACGAGGAGATTTTTTCCAACATCTCTTCATCATCATTCGTGTAGTCGGTAAAAACGTGTTTGCGAAGACGTGTGATGTCTTTGGAAAGCTTTTCGATGATGTCCGCATCCGCGTCGATTCTGATGTCTAAAAGCTGTGAAAAGATGTAGTAACCGTTTTTAAATTCACGAGGAGCATAGTAAAAACGCTTACTAAATTCTTCAAAGGTTTTGAGCTCTTTATACCGAATGGAGATCAGCAAATTGCCTTGGAGAATGAACGAAACCGTTTCGTTGTGCGCACTCTCTTCCGTAGCGATCAAGAAGAAGCTGTTGATCTCGATCTTTTTGTCCTCTTCCCAGTAACGCGAACTGATCTCGATCTCTTCAGACTCTTGTTTCGTTGGAAAATCGATACCAAATATCTTCTCGACAAACACGATTTCTTCACTGGTTGGAAGCAACATATCAAGCCATACGACTTTGCTCTTTTTATCCTCGTCATCATCAAATTCACTCAAATCTGTGATCACTTCAAGCTTATTACTATTTCTAAAAAAACATCGTATCATGGCACACTCTTTTATTTGATCAGTTTAGGGCACTTACTTTTTTACACGAACTTCATTCTATCGCAAAACAGTTTCAGTTTGTTTACATGTAAACGTTAACTTTGTTTTTGTTCAAAAGGATAAGAAAGGTTAAAATTTTCCTCTTTATAAACAGGAGCATCGCTCTCTTGGGTACTCTCAACTTTTTGTCTAAGGTCGTTAGTATAGTTCATAAAGGCTTTAAGTTCATTACCACGTAATGCACTCTTCGCAATTTTAACGACGCTGGAAGGATTGATTGCTACATTACTACGGTACAAACCAAAATGCAAATGCGGTCCACTGCTAAGCCCCGTATTGCCCACATAGCCGATGACCTGACCTTGCTTGACATTTTGACCTCTACGTAAACCCTTTGCAAAGCCATTAAGATGCGCATAAAGTGTTCTGTAGCTGCTGGCATGGCTCACTTCGATCGCATTGCCATACCCACCTTTTTGACCGACAAATACGACTTTGCCACCACCTGCTGACTTCACCGGTGTTCCAATACGTGCAGCATAATCAATACCCAAATGCGCACGGTATTTTTTCAAAATCGGATGCCATCGTTTTTGGGTAAAGACAGATGAAATGCGCGTATAATTCACAGGATTTGAGAGTAAGAAATTGTCGAGTTCTTGCCCTTTAGGATCGTAATAGTTCTCTTTATAAAAAAAGATGTAATTTTTCTTCTTTGCCGTTTCTACCATGGAAACGTCGATTTTAATGGAACCAAAGAGCTTTCCAAGACGCCTTTTTTGCTGATAGACCAGTACGAGTTTATCGCCTTTTTGGAGGTTTCGAAGGTTCACTTCGCCTCTAAACGTTTGGGCAAATTCATTGGCAAGACCGTAACTGTTCGTGGCATTGAGAATGTCCACATACGGTGAGTTTTGAATATCTATCGTTAAAGAGCGCTTCTCTTCTTGTAAAAGAATCGGGGTAATCTCCATGATAAACTTGTCATCTATTTTTTTAAGATGCATTTGGAGTTCTTCACCAATAGGAATTAAAACTTGCTCTAGCTCGTTGTCGTCATTTTTAAGAACCTGATACTGTATTCCTGCGACAATCTCCGCTGCGAGTTCTTGTTCTTCTTTATCAAGCGTATAGTAAATAGCTTGCGGTAAATGATTTTTCTCTAAGAAAGTCAGAAACGTTTCGCCTTTTGGCCACTTCAACTCTTCCATATAAGAAGCAGATGCAAACGATATAAAAAAAGATAATAGTATGATGAATTTTGCCATTCGCACCCCCTAGTTCTTTTTCGATTTTAGCGGAACAAATCTTACAAAATGCCTAAAAGACTCTCTTTCGATAAAAATAAGTTTTTTTAAAACAGTTATAGTATAATCTCTCGATACAAAATAAAAGGGTGTTATGTGCCCTTCAAGGAGTTCCCGTTGAACAAGCTATTTTTGGTTATGTGTCTGTTTTTGTTTGCCTCATTTGCAGAGGCTCAATCTTTTTTTAAAGAGTTCAAAACAACCGTTTTAGAATCAAATGAAAAACAAATTGTGATCCCTGATTCACCAGAATTTGTGCTCGGAGCAAGCGGCGTTGTCAGCCATAAATTTGATGCAACACATTCAACCATTATCGCGCGTGTTGATGTTATCAGTAAAGATGGTATGAAAGCCGTTTTAAATGTTGAAAAATTTGAGATGCTTGCCCAAGGTGCCTTCCCAGAGACGGGCGTTAAACCTGCCATTGGCGATGAAGTCATCATTAACTACCTTTACGATCGTGCACTGATTATCGTGCCAAACCAAAGTGTTTACAATGAAGTCACTAAAAATTTCAACACGATTACATGGATTCATCCTGACATCGTTGCAGCCTATTTAGCAAAACTCTACCGTCCAAATCCCGATAAAAAAATCTTCCAACAAGCATGCTACCAAAATGCCGCATCGATCATCTTCTTTGGCATTGAGAACAAAGGTTTCTTTGTGGATTGCCACAACTTCCGTATTCTTCAAAGTATCGACGTTAAAAGCAGTGGGGAACCAATGCTTCCATTTTATTCACGCATCAATAAACAGATTGATTCATCATGGTTCAACTGGGACAGTGGAACGATTGCCGAATACAACAATTACTATGCCTATCTTTTAGGTCAAACCAATACCCTTAAAGGTGCTGGGATGGATGGCATTATCCTAAAATTACCTTTTGACATCGTAGAGAGAAAAGACACCCAATGGAAATAAGACATATTGATTATTTTAAAAACCTTATTGGCGCTGAGAATGTTTATGATGACAAAGCGCATTTGATCGCGTATTGCTACGATGCAACCCGCGCACGTTACGAACCCGATGCGGTTTTGTTTCCACGAGAAGAGAGCGATGTCAGTGAGATTTTAAAGTATTGCAATGAACACCGCATTATCATCACGCCTCGTGGAGCAGGAAGTGGCTTCACAGGAGGTGCTTTGCCCGCAAACGGAGGCATCATCTTAGCATTTGAAAAACACATGAACAAAATCCTCGAGATCGACATGGAAAACATGGTCGCTGTGGTACAACCTGGCGTCATCAACATGGCATTGCAACGAGCTGTTGAAGCACGAGGACTTTTTTATCCACCCGATCCTGCAAGCGAAGAGTACTCAACGATTGGCGGCAATGTCAGCGAAAATGCAGGCGGTATGCGTGCGGCAAAGTATGGCATCACAAAAGATTACGTCATGGCATTACGTGCTGTTCTTCCAAATGGCGAGATCATTCGTGCGGGAAAACGTACCATTAAAGATGTCGCTGGTTATAACATTGCGGGTATTATTATCGCCAGTGAAGGCACGC from Sulfurospirillum multivorans DSM 12446 carries:
- a CDS encoding FeoA family protein, whose product is MITLSQLNAGEKAFVTHIEADGELKQRLFSLGLRRGSHLKIKATSIAKSTMEIEVGSTLLALRFEEAKSIGVQRA
- a CDS encoding carbon-nitrogen hydrolase, encoding MKVGLIQHAVESTKEKTIAKTVSLIQKAAKQGAQLVVLQELHQDRYFCINEDVACFDLASNWEEDIAFWSGIAKENKVVLVTSLFEKRSAGLYHNTAIVFEKDGTIAGKYRKMHIPDDPGFYEKFYFTPGDLGYTPIQTSVGKLGLLVCWDQWYPEAARLMALKGAEMLIYPTAIGWFDEDAEDEKTRQCDAWETIQRGHAVANGLPVISVNRIGKEADNHGVLDGIRFWGNSFVAGPQGEIIVRASHDQEEVLIVEVDLERGEHVRRIWPFLRDRRIETYGDLTKRFID
- a CDS encoding AAA family ATPase, which produces MELVYLWVEEYKNIKNQGFNFSPRFTCKYDKDKNELTIEEKKDYVSIFPDNINMTAIVGENGSGKSSISGLLVEYSYQEFSSNNKKGFLVFFDGEKFLFKQGFTGKTLDFNIQNNTAYTYENQNKPRSIDTIYFSNDVASIFNNPDYAFRLQRYSHLDAYYEEKKTLMPSNKYITSNEKKEKLETFNKRLQSLLSEDEKILSFIQNKLVFNSYKRELHFYEIGAYITGNKDFLQLLNLDKLSGNTVFKDSMDLEEHFLKLLILFRLREHFWDNEVGAVINSIKDEFNTKNFELSNCMKIFEVINPYDKKNHVYTKKNIQDILDKFEYLKNEIWVEKKTNTISSIFKTSNELLNILLENINRTNYFNSKDSTYTYFSLSSGEREYISIFVAFIHHLKRVNKNLSVSENEFIFLFDEIDLGLHPNWQKNLIKDLIYFAKKNTNKKVQIIVTSHSPFILSDIPKENVIFLENGKQVYPNIETFGANIHTLLSHGFFMKDGLMGEFAKSKINEVIDYLNGKNSPITDDDEAQRYIRIIGEPIVKKQLQRMLDSKKLDKMKEIDALKNQIESLQSRLENLEKKS
- a CDS encoding TOBE domain-containing protein, giving the protein MKISARNQIVGKVSEIKNGPVNSEVVVTTASGDKIVSVITNNAVETLGLKVGVETLCIFKAQSVLLAKADIALVVSARNKIKGTVSEIKDGAVNCEVIITTTTGLTVTAIVTEDAKKELSLAKGDSVYAIIKASSILVGVN
- a CDS encoding NUDIX domain-containing protein; amino-acid sequence: MKHTIEVLKIEECLHSDYIKPKSMYYLHNSVEKRWDIVDTHNSVAILLYHKDLDSFVFVKQFRPSIYLKNNDGFTYELCAGLVDKNKSLIEIAQEEVLEETGYDVSLNELQKVTSFYTAVGFAGGLQTFYFASIDESMRVGDGGGIDSENIEVIYLKREEALTFMFDESIATTSGLMFALMWYFKTYEK
- the corA gene encoding magnesium/cobalt transporter CorA, producing MIRCFFRNSNKLEVITDLSEFDDDEDKKSKVVWLDMLLPTSEEIVFVEKIFGIDFPTKQESEEIEISSRYWEEDKKIEINSFFLIATEESAHNETVSFILQGNLLISIRYKELKTFEEFSKRFYYAPREFKNGYYIFSQLLDIRIDADADIIEKLSKDITRLRKHVFTDYTNDDEEMLEKISSFEDLNMNIRENLMDKQRILTSFIKSNKYDDSSLRADIVIMLKDIKSLIDYTEFNFERLDYLQNIFVGVLNIEQNKVIKIFTIMNVIFLPPTLIASIYGMNFKILPELNWQYGYAFSLVLMVLSAITPIVIFKKKGWI
- a CDS encoding peptidoglycan DD-metalloendopeptidase family protein, translating into MAKFIILLSFFISFASASYMEELKWPKGETFLTFLEKNHLPQAIYYTLDKEEQELAAEIVAGIQYQVLKNDDNELEQVLIPIGEELQMHLKKIDDKFIMEITPILLQEEKRSLTIDIQNSPYVDILNATNSYGLANEFAQTFRGEVNLRNLQKGDKLVLVYQQKRRLGKLFGSIKIDVSMVETAKKKNYIFFYKENYYDPKGQELDNFLLSNPVNYTRISSVFTQKRWHPILKKYRAHLGIDYAARIGTPVKSAGGGKVVFVGQKGGYGNAIEVSHASSYRTLYAHLNGFAKGLRRGQNVKQGQVIGYVGNTGLSSGPHLHFGLYRSNVAINPSSVVKIAKSALRGNELKAFMNYTNDLRQKVESTQESDAPVYKEENFNLSYPFEQKQS
- a CDS encoding plasminogen-binding N-terminal domain-containing protein; the encoded protein is MNKLFLVMCLFLFASFAEAQSFFKEFKTTVLESNEKQIVIPDSPEFVLGASGVVSHKFDATHSTIIARVDVISKDGMKAVLNVEKFEMLAQGAFPETGVKPAIGDEVIINYLYDRALIIVPNQSVYNEVTKNFNTITWIHPDIVAAYLAKLYRPNPDKKIFQQACYQNAASIIFFGIENKGFFVDCHNFRILQSIDVKSSGEPMLPFYSRINKQIDSSWFNWDSGTIAEYNNYYAYLLGQTNTLKGAGMDGIILKLPFDIVERKDTQWK